ACGAAGAGCCGGATTGCTGATAGCTTTGTGGTAAAAAGTGGTGTATGTGCAAATCCTGCCCATAGCGCCAAGTCAAAGGGGAAACAGACAGCTTATGCGACAGCCTACGACCAAATTCTCGTGAGTGGAAGAGGAGCTAAACTCGCATGGTTATTGTATTGGAAGAGTTATACGGCATGAGGTCCATTCCTTTCATGTCCGCCGAGGTCAAAATCAAGCCAACCCTTTTGCGAGGAGGCCTGCCTCTTCGCGAATACATCCAGCAGACGAAACGAAGCCTTCTCCCTTCAGCATTGCCCTTGCAATCCTACTCCCTGTCAGAAGAGCTGGTGTTTTTCAAAGGAATTGCCGAACAAGCAGAGATCAGCCTGTACTTCTATGACCCCGCCTATACATCCATTCAAAATCTCTACCGCGTTCGAAATCTTCTCTTACCGGATCACAAACTCATTCCCATCCCGTTTGATGCCATGAAGAGCAACAAAGCAGAGCTCCTGTATCTCATGGATGCATTAGCCGACTGGGCAGGAAAGCAAGATGCGCCTCTCACGTATGAGAAGTTCCTGCTCCATACCCAGTATTTTAAAAGCAGGTGTACGCCATGGAGCCTCGTCGCTGAAGTAGGGCCATTCACGCATGTGAAAAGACACCGGCGGCTGCACAAGCCGCCTGCAAAGCCATTGTTCAAGCAGGTCTATACGCATACGGACGGCAAGCTGAAAGTGCATAAGACAGGCCACCTGCTGGAATTGTGGCAACAGATTTTGGCTGCGAAGACAGAGGAAAAGCAGGCCTGGGTCGTCCGCAAAGGGATCACGACGGATCTGCCCGGCAGCGACATCATCTTCGATCTGGAGAATCAGACGCTTCCCGTCCATATTCCGTATGTTCAGGCAATCTTTGCCCCGATCCATATCAGCAATTTGCTGGACGCAAGAGTGCCGACCTGAACCTTGGTCCCATTTTCCGAAAAATAAAATTTGCAAAGTAAGCAACATTTTTCCAGAAAGACCCGTTTAGGTAATAAGTAGAGCTACAAAAGAAGGAGGAAGTGATCTCTCTGGAGCTGACGCTCATCGTGATGCCGGTCTGTTTGATCTTGGTGATTGCCTCCATCACCGACCTGCGCCGAGGTTTGATCTATAACTGGCTTACCTTGCCGGGCATCGCCTATTTTTTAGCCGTCCATCTCTTTTTGCACCCCCAGCAGTGGTTCACCTACTTCTTTGGCATGCTCCTGCTTGGAGGAATCAGCTTGCTCATGGCCGTGCTCAGCAAAGGACAGCTGGGCGGAGGGGACATCAAGCTCCTCGCACTGGTCGGAGCAGCCGTTGGATGGCAGGCGGGAATCTACGCACTCATGTTTACGTATCTCCTCGCCTGTCTCGTCGCGATCCCGATCTGGGCGGCAGGAAAATGGTCGCGGAAGAGGAGGGGGCCGCTGGAGCTGCCGATGGCGCCGTTTATTTCCGGGGGGACCATGGTTTTGCTCCTTCTGTCACTTGGCTAGGCCGCACGCCAGGCATCCGCCGCGTTAGAAGCAACCGTCGACAAAACATTTGGAACAAGGAGAGGTATCTGTCTGATGCGGGAGTCCAAACGAAGAGCCATTATCTTTCTATCCCTGTCTTTTTTGCTTGCGTTGGCAGCCGGTTTCCTCGTCATCAACAAAATCAATGAAATGAACGAACAGCTTGGACAAATGGTAGACATTTATGTAGCCAACACCGATATCGCCTCCCGCTCCCCGATTTCTCCCGAGCAGGTCAAAGCGAGGCAAATCCCCAAAAAGTTCGTAGACAATTCCTACATTACGGACAAGGCAGCGCTGCAGGGCCAGGTCACGGTGGTTCCTTTGTCGGAGGGGGACATCATCACCAAAAACATGATCAAGCCTACTGCACAGCTGCGCGAGGAGAACAATCGCCTGGTCACCGTGTACGCCTCCGATCGCATTATTTTCGATCAGCAGCTGGAAGCGTTGGATCGCGTCGATATCATCGTCTCGTACGAGGTGAATGATCAGCCCGTGACAGAGGTGTTCATGGTAGATGTGCCTGTGGCCATGGTCTCCAAGACCGACACGGAATTCAAAGGGGCCGCGCTGGAGCTGCCCTTTGACAAGGTGACCGCCTTCATCCATCAGCAGCACTATGTATCTACCATGCGC
This sequence is a window from Brevibacillus composti. Protein-coding genes within it:
- a CDS encoding prepilin peptidase, whose product is MISLELTLIVMPVCLILVIASITDLRRGLIYNWLTLPGIAYFLAVHLFLHPQQWFTYFFGMLLLGGISLLMAVLSKGQLGGGDIKLLALVGAAVGWQAGIYALMFTYLLACLVAIPIWAAGKWSRKRRGPLELPMAPFISGGTMVLLLLSLG
- a CDS encoding SAF domain-containing protein yields the protein MRESKRRAIIFLSLSFLLALAAGFLVINKINEMNEQLGQMVDIYVANTDIASRSPISPEQVKARQIPKKFVDNSYITDKAALQGQVTVVPLSEGDIITKNMIKPTAQLREENNRLVTVYASDRIIFDQQLEALDRVDIIVSYEVNDQPVTEVFMVDVPVAMVSKTDTEFKGAALELPFDKVTAFIHQQHYVSTMRILKANVGKGAPAIPEPFRTRPREPGATISDPANRALMGQQNQQPLAIPQPEATQP